A stretch of Melospiza georgiana isolate bMelGeo1 unplaced genomic scaffold, bMelGeo1.pri scaffold_29, whole genome shotgun sequence DNA encodes these proteins:
- the LOC131096498 gene encoding olfactory receptor 14A16-like: MSNSSSISHFLLLALADTRQLQLLHFCLLLGISLAALLGNGLIISAVACGHHLHTPMFFFLLNLALSDLGSICTTVPKAMHNSLWDTRNVSYTGCAAQLFFFMFFMGAELSLLTIMCYDRYVSICKPLHYGTLLGSRACAHMAAAAWASAFLNALLHTSNTFSLPLCHGNALGQFFCEIPQILKLSCSQSNLRELGLIVVSLCLSFGCFVFIVFSYVQIFRAVLRIPSEQGRHKAFSTCLPHLAVVSLFISTGTFAHLKPPSISSPSLDISVSVLYSVVPPALNPLIYSLRNQELKAAVQTMMTGCFQKR, encoded by the coding sequence atgtccaacagcagctccatcagccacttcctcctgctggcattggcagacacacggcagctgcagctcctgcacttctgcctcttgctgggcatctccctggctgccctcctgggcaacggcctcatcatcagcgccgtagcctgcggccaccacctgcacacgcccatgttcttcttcctgctcaacctggccctcagcgacctgggctccatctgcaccactgtccccaaagccatgcacaattccctctgggacaccaggaacgtctcctacacaggatgtgctgctcagctctttttctttatgttctttatgggagcagagctttccctcctgaccatcatgtgctacgaccgctacgtgtccatctgcaaacccctgcactacgggaccctcctgggcagcagagcttgtgcccacatggcagcagctgcctgggccagtgcctttctcaatgctctgctgcacacatccaatacattttccctgcccctgtgccatggcaatgccctgggccaattcttctgtgaaatcccacagatcctcaagctctcctgctcacaatCAAACCTCAGGGAACTTGGGCTCATTGTAGTTAGCCTTTGTTTATcatttggctgttttgtgttcattgttttctcttacgtgcagatcttcagggctgtgctgaggatcccctctgagcagggacggcacaaagctTTTTCCAcgtgcctccctcacctggctgtggtgtCCTTGTTTATCAGCACTGGCACATTTGCTcacctgaagcccccctccatttCCTCCCCATCACTTGATATATCagtgtcagttctgtactcagtggtgcctccagccctgaaccccctcatctacagcctgaggaaccaggagctcaaggctgcagtgcagacaatgatgactggatgctttcagAAACGTTGA